Within Psychrobacter sp. DAB_AL43B, the genomic segment CCGAACCAGCAAACTTCAAAGTCAGGGTAGTTGCTGCTGACAATATGATCAATCTCATTGATAAAGTCGGGTACATAGCTGATGAGTACGGATACATCGTTCTTATAAGGTGTAAATACTGAGATGGTTTCAGAGATATATTCGCGTAGCTTCCATAGCTCCTCGGCTTGCGCCAAGCTTTGGCTCATGACCCCATCAACGACCCAGCCTTGCTCCATGCAATCCTCAAATATCGCCATTGCTTTATCCATGATAGGCTCGTATGGCGCTTCAAACTCTAGCAGTGTATAAAACTTGGTACGCGACTCAAACGGCTCTTGTACTTGACCATGTGCCATGAGCTTATCAATCGCCACATCATCAAAAAATTCAAAAGCGGTTAAATCAATTTTCGCTTGAAAGGCTGATAGGACATTCATGACATCGGTAAAGCTGTCCATGCCAAGCACCATAACGTTTAAGTCTTGCGGCTGACGCTCAAGCTTGATTTGAGCATGAGTCACCAACCCCAGCGTACCTTCACTACCGATAAACAATTGACGCAAGTCATAGCCCGTAGCGTTTTTCACCATACCGCGATTGAGGTGCAAGATATCGCCTTTACCAGTGACAACGGTCAGCCCCATGATCCATTGACGGGTCATGCCATAGCGAATAACCTTGATACCACCGGCATTGGTGCCGATATTACCGCCGATTTGACTTGAGCCTGCTGAAGCAAAGTCGACAGGGTAGTAAAGGTCTTTTGATTCAGCAAACTGTTGCAACTGCTGAGTGACCACACCTGCTTCAATCTCAACCATGCGATCGGCAGGATAGAATTTTCCAATATGGTTCATTTTATCCATACTGACGACAATCTCGCCATTAGCGGCGACTGCGCCCGCAGACAAGCCAGTACGACCACCACTTGGCGTCAAGACCACATTGTGCTCATTGGCAAGTAGCACAATCGCTTGTACTTGCTCGGTGGTTTTTGGAAAGACAATAGCCGCAGCAGCAGGCGCGAAATGCTTGGTCCAGTCCTTGCCCCAATGCTCTAAGCTTTCATTGTCAGTTTTGATTTGGCTGGCATCAAATTGATGGCTATCAATCAACGTGTTTAGAATAGTTTGAACAGCGGCTGCATGGGTGTCAGATAGGGTTTGGCTAGATAAAGAGGTCATGGTCAAATCTCGGTATAAACGTAAGCGCTATGCATAAAGGGGATTATTATATAACTAAATGGCTATAACTGAACGTGTGTAGCTGTGTGTATTATTAGTCTGATATAAAAGATGTATATTATTGGAATTTAGCGGATGTAGCAACGAGAGAGCGATATGAGCTTGCATCTATCTATGGCTTCAAAGCATAAAAAGATTGTTGAATCACCTTTGGATAGAATTATTCACTATAGCATAAAAAGTTTTCAGGCTTGATAACCAATAATTCATCTAATCTGCTAACATAGCTGTCGAATTTTGTGTAAGATATCCGGACTGTTTTCGTTTCATCCATCATAGCTTATCCCACTGATGATTTTTATAAGACAATTATAGGACAGTTCTCATATGGCGTTATCACTCCAAAAAGACAAAATCCGGTTTTTATTGCTTGAAGGTCTGCACGACAATGCCTTAAAAATATTGCAAAATGCTGGTTATCAAAACATCGAAAATATCAGCCATGCATTGGATCAAGATGAGCTAATCGAAAAGATTAAAGATGCTCATTTTATCGGCATTCGCTCACGTACCCAGTTGACCCGTGAAGTGCTTGCGCATGCAGAAAAACTGATCGGTATTGGCTGCTTTTGTATCGGTACTAACCAAGTAGACTTGGACGCCGCTCGTGAGTTCGGTATTCCGGTCTTTAACGCTCCTTATTCAAATACCCGTTCGGTCGCTGAATTAGTACTTGCCGAAGCCATCATGCTATATCGCGGTATCCCTGAAAAGAATGCGACCGTTCATCGTGGCGGTTGGGGTAAGTCGGCGACTAACTCACATGAAGTGCGCGGCAAAACCATCGGTATCGTCGGTTACGGCTCTATTGGTTCGCAGTTGTCTGTATTGGCCGAAAGCTTTGGTATGAAAGTCATTTACCATGATGTCTTAACCAAGCTACCATTGGGTAATGCGGTACAAGTTGGCAGCTTAGAAGAGCTACTATCTACCGCTGACATCGTGACCTTGCACGTACCTGATGTAGCAAGCACACGCTATATGATGAAAGCTGAGCAGTTCGCGCAAATGAAAGACGGCAGCTACTTTATCAACGCCGCTCGCGGTACTTGTGTCGAGATTGATGATCTTGCCGACGTGCTTGAGTCTGGTAAAGTGTTAGGCGCAGCGATTGATGTGTTCCCAAAAGAGCCAAAATCTGCTGACGAAGAGTTTGAATCGCCATTACGTAAGTTTGATAATGTCATCTTGACTCCGCATATCGGCGGTTCAACGCAAGAAGCGCAAGCCAATATCGGACTAGAAGTGGCAGAGAAGTTCGTGAGATATTCTGACCAAGGCGATACTGCGACTGCCGTCAACTTCCCAGAAGTTTCTGTACCGTTTAAAGAGGGCTCGCATCGTCTGCTGCATATCCATAAAAACGTCCCAGGCGTACTGTCACAGATTAACCGCTTGTTTGCTGAGGCGCATATTAATATCTTAGCACAAAGCCTGATGACCGAAGGTGATGTCGGCTACCTCGTTATGGATGTAGATTATAACGACTCAACAGCTGCTCTAGACCAACTTAAAGATGTTGAAGAAACGATTCGCGTGCGTATTTTGTTTTAGGCATATCTTTTGTTTGAAGCACATCTATAGCTAATTTGCACTTATCGTCGTTATATGAATGGCAGGCAATTTAATAAATTGTCTGCTATTTTTTTGTCTTAAATAATCGTTAATACAAATATTACTTACCATGAAACTTCATCATATAAGTTAACATTTTCTTTACAATAACGCAGCTATGATAACTTATACTAAACGCCTGTATCGCTAATATGCTTAATATTTAGGTCTTATAATAGCTAGAAGATAAGTATTTTTATCGAATTACTTTATAAGTAAATTTTTATGATTAGTCCTTAGTGTTCTCAAATCAAAAGTGTTCTCAAATTAAACTTAGATAGGGGTTTTTATGAAAGCAAGTATAATTAAAGCGGCTGCGCTTGGTAGCGTATTGGCTATGACGGCGACAGCAAGTTACGCGGCAGGCGATCAAGACAAGTATCAGTTATCTAGCCATATTTTAGATATCAGTACGGGCAAGCCTGCACCGGACGTCAATGTAAGATTGATGATGCAAGAGAAGACTGGTAGCTGGAAACTAGTGAATACGCAAAAGACCGATGCCAATGGTCGTATTGGGACTTTTTTGCCTAATGAAGCTGGCGTACAGCATGATGGTACTTATAAACTGATTTTTGAAACCACGCCATATTTTCAAGATAAAGGTTTAAAGTCGTTTTATCCTTATGTTGAAGTGAACTTCAATATCGAAGGCGACAAGCATTACCATGTGCCAATTACTTTATCAGCCTATGGCTATAGTACTTATCGCGGCAGCTGATCGTATTCGATAAAACGCATTGTAAACGTCAAAAAGAGGGGCTTAATTGAGCGTCTCTTTTTTTATGCTGGGTATCATTATAAGCAGTAAAGGTTTAGGTCACTCTACTTTGCTTTGATCAGTTTTGCCGCGTTAGCAGCCTTTGACCATGATAGTCCTACAAAAGTCCTACTGATTGAGCAAGTTCAAGCTGGTTAATATTGAATGAGCAAAACCATTGGACAATTCAGGATAAGACCATGCAGAACAAGACTATAACAGCAAAATTCAAAACGACAATGCGACAATGGCTTAACTCATGACCACCACATTTTATACGATTGGACATTCGACCCGTAGCCTTGATGAGCTGATTGACATGCTTCAAGCAGCCGATATCGAACTGCTCGTTGATGTGCGCAGCTTTCCCCGTTCTCGCACCAACCCTGATTTTAATATCGATACTTTTCCGCAAGCGCTCAGTCAAGTTGGCATCAGTTATCAGCACTGCGCCGACCTTGGTGGGCGACGTCCAAAACAAAAACAAGTCGATGAACACATTAATAATCTATGGCGCGTGCAAGCTTTTCATAACTATGCGGATTATGCGTTAAGTGATACTTTTCAAGCGGCCCTTGACCAACTCATTCAACTCGGGAAAAAACAGCGCCTTACCCTTATGTGTTCTGAAGCGGTATGGTGGCGTTGTCATCGGCGTATCATTACCGATTATTTACTGCTTAGAGGCAATAGGGTAGAGCATATTATGGGCGTTGGTCGCTTAGATCCTGCCAAGCCAACACTAGGGGCTGAGCTAAATAGTCAAGGCCAGGTGGTTTAT encodes:
- the uraH gene encoding hydroxyisourate hydrolase, translated to MKASIIKAAALGSVLAMTATASYAAGDQDKYQLSSHILDISTGKPAPDVNVRLMMQEKTGSWKLVNTQKTDANGRIGTFLPNEAGVQHDGTYKLIFETTPYFQDKGLKSFYPYVEVNFNIEGDKHYHVPITLSAYGYSTYRGS
- a CDS encoding DUF488 family protein, with protein sequence MTTTFYTIGHSTRSLDELIDMLQAADIELLVDVRSFPRSRTNPDFNIDTFPQALSQVGISYQHCADLGGRRPKQKQVDEHINNLWRVQAFHNYADYALSDTFQAALDQLIQLGKKQRLTLMCSEAVWWRCHRRIITDYLLLRGNRVEHIMGVGRLDPAKPTLGAELNSQGQVVYPAV
- the serA gene encoding phosphoglycerate dehydrogenase gives rise to the protein MALSLQKDKIRFLLLEGLHDNALKILQNAGYQNIENISHALDQDELIEKIKDAHFIGIRSRTQLTREVLAHAEKLIGIGCFCIGTNQVDLDAAREFGIPVFNAPYSNTRSVAELVLAEAIMLYRGIPEKNATVHRGGWGKSATNSHEVRGKTIGIVGYGSIGSQLSVLAESFGMKVIYHDVLTKLPLGNAVQVGSLEELLSTADIVTLHVPDVASTRYMMKAEQFAQMKDGSYFINAARGTCVEIDDLADVLESGKVLGAAIDVFPKEPKSADEEFESPLRKFDNVILTPHIGGSTQEAQANIGLEVAEKFVRYSDQGDTATAVNFPEVSVPFKEGSHRLLHIHKNVPGVLSQINRLFAEAHINILAQSLMTEGDVGYLVMDVDYNDSTAALDQLKDVEETIRVRILF
- a CDS encoding FAD-binding oxidoreductase; the encoded protein is MTSLSSQTLSDTHAAAVQTILNTLIDSHQFDASQIKTDNESLEHWGKDWTKHFAPAAAAIVFPKTTEQVQAIVLLANEHNVVLTPSGGRTGLSAGAVAANGEIVVSMDKMNHIGKFYPADRMVEIEAGVVTQQLQQFAESKDLYYPVDFASAGSSQIGGNIGTNAGGIKVIRYGMTRQWIMGLTVVTGKGDILHLNRGMVKNATGYDLRQLFIGSEGTLGLVTHAQIKLERQPQDLNVMVLGMDSFTDVMNVLSAFQAKIDLTAFEFFDDVAIDKLMAHGQVQEPFESRTKFYTLLEFEAPYEPIMDKAMAIFEDCMEQGWVVDGVMSQSLAQAEELWKLREYISETISVFTPYKNDVSVLISYVPDFINEIDHIVSSNYPDFEVCWFGHIGDGNLHLNILKPENMSKDDFFAECQIVNKYVFETVKKYGGSVSAEHGVGMTKKPYLNYSRSETEIDYLREVKKVFDPNNIMNRGKIFDM